The following are encoded together in the Planococcus antarcticus DSM 14505 genome:
- a CDS encoding SRPBCC family protein, whose translation MPIINHEIYIQAPIKVCFDLARNVDIHTETTAKTKERAIAGVTTGLMEKGDSVTWEAIHLGVKQKLTAKIIEMEKPYRFTDEMVKGTFHSFTHKHEFMVKDNGTIMKDRFVYRSPLGFFGKIADRLFLEKYMRKFIVNRAIELKKIAEYKKK comes from the coding sequence ATGCCAATTATCAATCATGAAATTTATATCCAAGCTCCAATCAAGGTTTGTTTCGATCTTGCTAGAAATGTTGATATACATACCGAAACTACTGCTAAAACAAAAGAACGAGCTATTGCAGGAGTAACGACAGGGTTAATGGAAAAAGGAGACAGCGTTACTTGGGAAGCTATTCATTTGGGTGTGAAGCAGAAGCTCACTGCTAAAATCATCGAAATGGAGAAACCCTATCGATTTACAGATGAGATGGTCAAAGGAACATTTCATTCTTTTACCCATAAGCATGAATTTATGGTAAAAGACAATGGAACAATCATGAAAGATAGATTTGTTTATCGTTCGCCTCTTGGCTTTTTCGGAAAAATTGCGGATAGATTATTTTTAGAAAAATATATGAGGAAATTTATTGTGAACCGGGCAATTGAACTAAAGAAGATAGCTGAATATAAGAAGAAGTAG
- a CDS encoding GNAT family N-acetyltransferase codes for MKIDNQEFHIKGTFYTIRPAVQSDAQSLSEIRLQIDGETQNLDREKGEAFIDEQGFEKLIEADNINDKNLFLVAVVDDKIVGFSRCEGNRLKRFSHKVEFGVGVLQEYWGYSIGKNLLKESLAWCDMNGLRKVTLTVLESNKKAIALYEKFGFKTEGILGNDKVFADGTFRSTVVMGRFK; via the coding sequence ATGAAAATTGATAATCAAGAATTCCATATCAAAGGCACATTCTATACAATCAGACCTGCAGTACAGTCAGACGCGCAAAGCTTGTCAGAAATAAGATTGCAGATAGATGGGGAGACTCAAAATCTGGACAGAGAAAAAGGCGAAGCCTTTATAGATGAACAAGGATTTGAAAAATTAATTGAAGCAGACAACATAAATGACAAAAATCTTTTTCTGGTTGCCGTAGTCGATGATAAAATTGTCGGGTTTTCACGATGTGAAGGAAACAGGTTAAAAAGATTTTCACACAAAGTAGAATTTGGTGTTGGGGTATTACAAGAATATTGGGGATACAGTATCGGCAAAAACTTGTTGAAGGAATCACTTGCTTGGTGTGATATGAACGGTCTTAGAAAAGTAACCTTAACTGTTCTAGAATCCAATAAAAAAGCGATAGCTCTTTATGAAAAATTTGGTTTTAAAACTGAAGGCATACTTGGAAATGACAAAGTGTTTGCTGATGGAACATTCCGAAGTACTGTTGTAATGGGAAGATTTAAGTAA
- a CDS encoding alpha/beta fold hydrolase has translation MKNHKITTENGLVNYYEYGDAKNPSVICLHGLAGNGLYSFEELVFILEDKFHLIVLDSPGHGKTSPFLEEDDYLFSNMATWIHQVIEKIVSGPFYIMGHSWGGRCSTTFYAPLSGESIGTGSA, from the coding sequence ATGAAGAACCACAAAATAACAACAGAAAATGGCTTAGTGAATTACTACGAATATGGTGATGCAAAAAATCCGAGCGTTATTTGCTTACATGGTCTTGCAGGAAATGGGTTGTATAGTTTCGAAGAGCTGGTTTTTATCCTTGAAGATAAGTTTCACTTAATTGTTTTGGATAGTCCAGGCCACGGGAAGACTTCCCCCTTTTTAGAAGAAGATGATTATCTTTTTTCGAATATGGCAACATGGATTCATCAAGTGATTGAAAAAATCGTTTCCGGCCCTTTTTATATAATGGGGCATTCTTGGGGGGGCAGATGCAGCACTACATTTTACGCGCCTTTATCCGGAGAAAGTATTGGGACTGGTTCTGCTTGA
- a CDS encoding alpha/beta fold hydrolase, which translates to MVASKFTVLAIIKAFFKEPFPEVYPFIKVPTLLLYAELPKSLDAARAKGIGQLRSHVEDVSVNAIEGSSHMVQWDEPEQTAAIIIKWLNEKS; encoded by the coding sequence ATGGTGGCATCAAAGTTTACGGTCCTAGCCATTATCAAAGCTTTTTTCAAAGAGCCTTTTCCAGAAGTCTATCCGTTCATCAAGGTGCCGACACTCTTGCTTTATGCTGAACTTCCCAAGAGTCTGGATGCGGCAAGGGCGAAAGGGATTGGTCAGCTGCGAAGCCATGTTGAGGATGTTTCAGTAAATGCCATAGAAGGTTCATCCCATATGGTTCAATGGGATGAACCTGAACAAACCGCTGCTATTATCATAAAGTGGCTAAATGAAAAAAGTTAA
- a CDS encoding disulfide oxidoreductase: MENAKTKFDTRGILLYGAWFVSLIATLGSLYFSEINGFIPCDLCWYQRIAMYPLALILGIATFRNDVKVFIYVLPLSLLGGTISLLHYLEQKVPGFGGIKPCVTGVPCSLEYINWMGFVTIPFLALIAFALISILMLVLTVKNKRN, translated from the coding sequence ATGGAAAACGCAAAAACTAAATTTGATACGAGAGGGATCTTGTTATATGGTGCCTGGTTCGTATCGTTGATTGCAACACTGGGCAGTCTGTATTTCAGTGAAATCAACGGATTCATTCCATGTGACCTTTGTTGGTATCAACGGATTGCCATGTATCCGCTGGCCCTGATTTTAGGGATTGCGACATTTCGGAACGATGTAAAGGTATTTATCTACGTCTTGCCTTTGTCGCTCTTAGGCGGGACCATCTCACTTCTTCACTACTTGGAACAGAAAGTGCCTGGATTCGGTGGGATTAAACCCTGTGTCACTGGTGTTCCTTGCAGTTTGGAATATATCAACTGGATGGGATTTGTGACAATCCCCTTCTTAGCACTTATTGCTTTTGCTTTGATATCGATTCTGATGCTGGTATTGACAGTGAAAAACAAGAGAAATTGA
- a CDS encoding DsbA family protein, whose protein sequence is MNNKNNKSGMKFVVLLTTLVVVILAAIVILTNQQETPAVETAQIDVSGQPTLGEEEAPVTVVEFGDFKCPSCKALGETVYPQLVEDYVDTGDVKFSYINVLFHGDESTLASLAAESVYQQSPEAYWDFHKALFAAQPEQNHDAAWVTPEKVLEVAAEFPSIDQGKLESDMEQQTTMEEVEIDEALVEEAGVAQTPTIVVNGKQLEDPFDYEAIKALIDQELTGEE, encoded by the coding sequence ATGAATAATAAAAACAACAAATCAGGGATGAAGTTTGTGGTTCTTCTGACCACTTTAGTCGTAGTGATTTTGGCCGCCATCGTGATTTTGACGAATCAACAGGAAACACCGGCAGTGGAAACAGCACAAATCGACGTCAGTGGACAGCCGACTCTAGGTGAAGAAGAAGCCCCGGTAACGGTCGTTGAATTCGGGGACTTCAAATGCCCGTCTTGTAAGGCGTTGGGAGAAACGGTTTATCCGCAATTAGTGGAAGATTACGTCGATACAGGAGATGTGAAGTTTTCCTATATTAACGTCCTCTTCCATGGAGATGAATCCACGTTGGCTTCGTTAGCGGCAGAGTCCGTTTATCAGCAAAGTCCGGAAGCGTATTGGGATTTCCATAAAGCCTTATTTGCCGCACAGCCCGAACAAAACCATGATGCAGCTTGGGTCACTCCGGAAAAAGTTCTTGAAGTGGCAGCTGAATTTCCAAGCATTGATCAGGGGAAACTGGAATCCGATATGGAACAGCAAACGACAATGGAAGAGGTTGAAATCGACGAAGCCCTGGTGGAAGAAGCCGGAGTGGCGCAAACGCCTACTATCGTGGTCAACGGTAAGCAATTAGAAGATCCATTCGATTATGAAGCCATAAAAGCCCTAATTGATCAAGAATTAACAGGTGAAGAATGA
- a CDS encoding ArsR/SmtB family transcription factor → MIEVESTKKMDTCQTFCYDEEVVERVQPKLENMNGVELIFKALSDATRLKVAYALTLEEELCVCDVANILNTTTATASHHLRYLRNMGLAKYEKRGKLVFYSLPDNHIRKLVQLAAEPNVEVR, encoded by the coding sequence ATGATCGAAGTTGAATCGACCAAGAAAATGGATACGTGCCAGACATTTTGTTACGACGAAGAAGTGGTAGAGAGAGTACAGCCTAAACTTGAAAATATGAATGGAGTAGAATTGATTTTTAAAGCACTGTCCGATGCCACCCGTCTAAAGGTTGCCTATGCTTTAACGTTGGAAGAAGAACTCTGTGTGTGTGATGTTGCCAATATTTTAAACACCACGACAGCTACTGCTTCTCATCATCTGCGGTATTTACGGAATATGGGACTAGCAAAGTATGAAAAACGAGGAAAACTGGTGTTTTACTCCTTGCCAGATAATCATATCCGTAAGTTGGTGCAATTAGCAGCAGAACCTAACGTTGAGGTCCGGTAA